In a single window of the Elaeis guineensis isolate ETL-2024a chromosome 6, EG11, whole genome shotgun sequence genome:
- the LOC105047300 gene encoding syntaxin-71, which translates to MSVIDILTRVDAICKKYDKYDVEKQRAENVSGDDAFARLFAAVEFDIEAALEKSEIAAREKNRAAAVAMNAEIRRTKARLMEEVPKLQRLALKKVKGLSKEEYAARSDLVLALPERIQSIPDGSTTGTKQTGGWTASASRQEIKFDSTSDGKFESEYFQQTEESNQFRQEYEMRKMKQDQGLDIISEGLDTLKNMAHDMDEELDRQVPLMDEIDTKVDKATADLKNTNVRLKETVNQLRSSRNFCIDIILLCIILGIAAYLYNVLKK; encoded by the exons ATGAGCGTAATCGATATATTGACGCGCGTCGACGCGATCTGCAAGAAATACGACAAGTACGATGTCGAGAAGCAGCGCGCCGAAAATGTCTCCGGTGATGACGCCTTCGCCCGCCTCTTCGCCGCTGTCGAGTTCGACATCGAAGCTGCCCTCGAG AAATCGGAGATTGCGGCGCGGGAGAAGAACAGGGCGGCGGCGGTGGCGATGAATGCCGAGATCCGGCGCACCAAGGCCCGATTGATGGAGGAGGTGCCCAAATTGCAGAGGTTGGCGCTCAAGAAG GTTAAAGGACTTTCAAAAGAAGAGTATGCTGCACGGAGTGATTTGGTTCTTGCACTACCAGAGAGGATCCAGTCGATTCCAGATGGAAGCACCACAGGCACCAAACAAACTGGAGGCTGGACTGCTTCAGCTTCTCGCCAAGAAATTAAATTTGACTCAACTTCAG ATGGAAAATTTGAGAGTGAATACTTTCAGCAAACTGAAGAATCAAACCAATTCAGGCAAGAGTATGAGATGCGCAAAATGAAACAG GATCAAGGTTTGGATATTATATCTGAAGGCTTGGATACACTGAAAAACATGGCCCATGATATGGATGAG GAACTGGATAGACAAGTCCCTTTGATGGATGAGATTGATACGAAG GTGGACAAGGCTACTGCAGACCTTAAAAATACTAATGTGAGACTGAAGGAGACTGTTAACCAG CTGAGATCCAGTCGCAATTTTTGCATTGATATCATCCTGCTGTGTATTATTCTGGGCATTGCTGCTTATCTATACAA CGTATTGAAGAAGTGA